In Drosophila teissieri strain GT53w chromosome 2R, Prin_Dtei_1.1, whole genome shotgun sequence, the following proteins share a genomic window:
- the LOC122614301 gene encoding protein hairy — MTAKRDKDYSKNKSAPGIGFTAAGSTNGSGIKSIGLVSSTQNVTSSQDISKRTNKPLMEKRRRARINQSLAILKALILESTKSQNAKNGEGQAKHTKLEKADILELTVRHFQRHRNLDDPTVNKYRAGYTDCAREVARYLATPEPPPMGTMPTLAEPGSKARLLRHLDQCIAEIDVEICPHSTAAFAESPSSSSCFDLNHAKKSQPEEHSLDYSSQDSNPVDYSKGLKMVAAEQRTLPVTPAPQDENNNRGLQAQEQTPIPIQVQSQTQGQTSPHADAAAPSELSYEEDRNKVCANVLEQYKQQLKAHVQQQPESANGVLVLPPHYVQLAAALGLSAQPLVDPIATRTDFERLIELQRVQPHLVGKLSPSFPGGLEAAHVAAAAAAYANSMAVAASAGATVAAMATSGAGTPTVHQERPASVAASVSSGVSISELKSMPATQQSSPRSESGIGSNENEAPVSSPRPQTSIAARQALRQRQEEEYHYMAQAAAAAAQAGQDESMWRPW; from the exons atgaCAGCAAAACGTGATAAGGATTactcaaaaaataaatcagcaCCTG GCATCGGATTCACCGCCGCCGGTTCAACCAATGGCAGCGGCATAAAGTCCATCGGGCTGGTGAGCTCCACGCAGAATGTGACTTCGTCGCAGGACATCAGCAAGCGGACAAACAAACCACTCATGGAGAAGCGACGGCGGGCGCGAATCAACCAGAGCCTGGCCATCCTGAAGGCCCTCATCCTCGAGTCCACCAAGAGCCAAAATGCCAAGAACGGCGAGGGTCAGGCGAAGCACACCAAGCTGGAGAAGGCGGACATCCTGGAACTAACCGTCCGCCACTTCCAGAGGCATCGCAATCTCGACGATCCCA CGGTCAACAAATACCGAGCGGGTTACACGGACTGCGCCCGCGAAGTGGCTCGTTACCTGGCCACCCCGGAACCGCCACCCATGGGCACCATGCCCACCTTGGCGGAGCCCGGTTCCAAGGCGCGACTCCTGCGGCATCTGGACCAATGCATAGCCGAAATCGACGTGGAGATCTGTCCCCATTCGACGGCTGCTTTTGCGGAAAGTCCTAGCAGTAGCAGCTGCTTTGACCTGAATCACGCGAAGAAGTCGCAGCCCGAGGAGCATTCGCTGGACTACAGCAGCCAGGACTCGAATCCGGTGGACTACAGCAAAGGTCTAAAAATGGTGGCCGCTGAGCAGAGAACGCTGCCAGTCACGCCGGCGCCCCAGGATGAAAACAACAATCGTGGACTCCAAGCGCAGGAGCAAACTCCGATTCCAATCCAGGTGCAAAGTCAAACCCAAGGCCAGACATCGCCGCATGCAGATGCCGCCGCTCCCAGCGAACTGAGCTACGAGGAGGACCGCAACAAGGTGTGCGCCAATGTCCTGGAGCAGTacaagcagcagctgaaggcgcacgtgcagcagcagccagagtCTGCCAATGGAGTTCTGGTCCTGCCGCCCCACTATGTTCAGCTGGCGGCGGCCCTTGGCCTAAGTGCCCAGCCCCTGGTGGATCCGATTGCTACCCGAACGGATTTCGAGCGGTTGATCGAGTTGCAACGGGTTCAGCCGCATTTGGTCGGCAAGTTGAGTCCCAGTTTTCCGGGAGGCTTGGAGGCTGCCCAtgtggctgccgctgcagcggcTTATGCCAACAGCATGGCGGTGGCAGCTTCCGCAGGAGCCACCGTTGCCGCCATGGCCACTTCCGGTGCCGGAACGCCAACGGTTCACCAAGAGAGACCCGCCTCGGTGGCAGCCTCTGTCAGTTCCGGCGTCTCGATTTCGGAACTTAAGTCCATGCCCGCCACGCAGCAATCCTCACCAAGATCCGAAAGTGGCATCGGATCCAATGAAAACGAGGCTCCGGTGAGCAGTCCGCGACCCCAGACGAGCATCGCCGCTCGTCAGGCTCTAAGACAACGCCAGGAGGAGGAGTATCACTACATGGCCcaggcggcagctgctgcagcacaaGCTGGACAGGATGAGAGTATGTGGCGGCCCTGGTGA
- the LOC122613512 gene encoding uncharacterized protein C1orf50 homolog, which translates to MKRATEMDQLTYQTAVKKAQLVERNPQLQINPMRVSMHQEEDIIELAQQIQNADKQLKNTTCHKLGVIMEQIKMLQAQAMEILKESNLNRDLHSAACNFTKKPGQIYHLYQRSSGQNYFSMLSPEEWNLSVDQTFKGSYRLEYDLSWTPVEKIKEQDEKLKWAEQCMQKALDGGRGSAMAIDFNINND; encoded by the exons ATGAAAAGAGCTACCGAAATGGACCAATTGACGTATCAGACTGCTGTAAAAAAGG CACAACTGGTTGAGAGGAATCCCCAGTTGCAGATCAACCCCATGCGTGTATCCATGCACCAGGAGGAGGATATAATCGAATTGGCCCAACAAATCCAGAACGCTGAcaaacaattgaaaaacaCAACTTGCCACAAGCTAGGGGTCATAATGGAGCAG ATAAAAATGCTTCAAGCCCAAGCCATGGAAATACTAAAGGAGTCCAATCTCAACAGAGATCTGCACAGTGCGGCCTGTAATTTCACCAAAAAACCGGGACAAATCTATCATCTATATCAAAGATCATCGGGTCAAAACTATTTCAGCATGTTATCACCGGAa GAATGGAATCTTTCAGTTGACCAGACATTTAAAGGCAGTTACAGATTAGAATATGATTTAAGCTGGACTCCAGTGGAAAAGATTAAAGAGCAGGATGAGAAGCTGAAGTGGGCGGAGCAGTGCATGCAAAAGGCTTTAGACGGTGGGCGTGGTTCGGCCATGGcaattgattttaatataaacaatgattaa
- the LOC122613324 gene encoding protein hook — MSAPKNEMYYSLLEWFKTLNLNAPHADAESLADGVALAQALNQFAPESFTDAWLSKIKASAVGSNWRLRMSNLKKVTQSVYDYYSDVLNYSLSDFSKPDLQSIAEKCDLGELERLLQLVLGCAVNCAEKQSYITEIMCLEEELQANIMRALQELEATRQASSAEGGVVSSLSRSPRTGILDSKAVQEDRDALAQKCFETEKKMLLLIDEKTNLQQELHKLQKEFARLEQHSTVIGDDGVSLGPVQTGSVRYNELRRQLDLLKEELLQSEGAREDLKLKAHQQDIDLLHMQMRIDELMKSSAEVTTLKDEVDVLRESNDKLKICEAQLDTYKKKLEDYNDLKKQVKILEERSADYVQQNAQFEEDAKRYANTKGQVELFKKEIQDLHAKLDAESSKNVKLEFDNKNLEGKNLALQRAKDSLLKERDNLREAVDELKCGQLSSNTALTGTTVSRELQPSATVEKLQRLEAENKALREGQGGQTALAQLLDDANKRCENLREQLKTANERILSLSHASQSDDPILKESEFGKQIKQLMELNEQKTLQLEEAVTQSTSLQCKVTQLETNLSAREQEILVYDAKYRKCVEKAKEVIKSIDPRIASALDASVLEKSADLVEDEPKPKMSVMEEQLMTSAFYRLGVNAQRDAIDSKLAILMGSGQTFLARQRQSAPRKSLSAMKSK, encoded by the exons ATGTCCGCGCCCAAGAACGAGATGTACTACAGTCTGCTGGAGTGGTTCAAGACCCTCAATCTAAATGCCCCGCATGCGGATGCGGAATCCCTGGCCGACGGAGTCGCACTGGCTCAG GCTCTTAATCAGTTCGCACCCGAATCTTTTACCGACGCTTGGCTTTCCAAGATCAAGGCCAGCGCCGTGGGCAGCAACTGGCGACTGCGGATGAGCAATCTAAAAAAGGTGACCCAGTCCGTGTACGACTACTACAGCGACGTACTCAACTACTCGCTGAGTGATTTCTCAAAGCCCGATCTGCAGAGCATCGCTGAGAAGTGTGACTTGGGAGAGCTGGAGCGCTTGCTGCAGTTAGTTCTCGGGTGCGCCGTAAACTGTGCCGAGAAGCAGTCCTACATTACAGAGATCATGTGTCTGGAGGAGGAACTACAGGCGAACATTATGCGAGCTCTTCAAGAACTTGAGGCCACCAGACAAGCATCCTCGGCAGAGGGCGGTGTAGTCAGTTCCTTGTCTCGTAGCCCTCGCACCGGAATCCTGGACAGCAAGGCCGTTCAGGAGGATCGCGACGCCTTGGCACAGAAATGCTTCGAGACGGAGAAGAAAATGCTCCTTCTTATAGACGAGAAAACTAATCTTCAACAGGAGTTGCATAAGTTGCAAAAAGAGTTTGCCCGTCTAGAGCAACACTCTACGGTGATCGGAGATGATGGAGTCTCTTTGGGACCAGTCCAAACTGGATCTGTGCGCTACAACGAACTGCGGCGCCAATTGGACTTACTAAAAGAGGAACTCCTTCAGTCTGAAGGAGCTCGGGAGGACCTAAAGCTCAAGGCCCACCAACAAGATATCGATCTGCTACATATGCAAATGCGTATAGATGAACTAATG aaaagTTCCGCTGAAGTAACCACTCTGAAGGATGAAGTGGATGTTCTGCGGGAGTCCAATGACAAGCTTAAGATATGTGAGGCCCAGCTTGACACGTATAAAAAAAAGCTAGAAGACTATAACGACCTAAAGAAACAGGTAAAAATTCTGGAGGAGCGTAGCGCCGACTATGTGCAACAGAATGCGCAGTTTGAGGAGGATGCCAAACGTTATGCCAACACCAAAGGGCAAGTGGAGCTGTTCAAGAAAGAGATTCAAGACCTTCATGCCAAGCTGGACGCCGAGAGCAGCAAGAATGTAAAGTTGGAGTTTGATAACAAAAATTTGGAGGGCAAAAACCTGGCGTTGCAGCGGGCCAAGGACAGTTTGCTCAAGGAGCGCGACAACCTTCGCGAGGCAGTCGACGAGTTGAAATGTGGACAATTGTCCTCAAACACGGCGCTGACAGGTACCACCGTTTCTCGGGAACTGCAACCGTCGGCCACAGTAGAAAAACTACAGCGTCTGGAGGCGGAGAACAAGGCTCTGCGCGAAGGACAGGGTGGCCAGACAGCTTTGGCG caaCTTCTGGACGATGCCAACAAACGCTGCGAGAATTTGCGTGAGCAGCTAAAGACAGCCAATGAACGTATTCTTTCCCTGTCGCATGCTTCTCAAAGCGATGATCCCATTTTAAAAGA AAGCGagtttggcaaacaaatcaaacaattaaTGGAGCTAAATGAACAAAAGA cACTCCAACTGGAGGAAGCAGTTACTCAGAGCACGTCTCTGCAATGTAAGGTGACTCAGCTGGAAACCAATCTATCAGCACGTGAGCAGGAAATTTTGGTGTATGACGCCAAATACCGAAAATGCGTGGAGAAAGCTAAGGAGGTGATCAAAAGCATAGATCCTCGAATTGCAAGTG CTCTAGATGCTAGTGTACTGGAAAAGAGTGCTGATCTCGTCGAGGATGAACCCAAGCCCAAGATGAGTGTGATGGAGGAGCAGCTTATGACCTCCGCTTTCTACAGACTGGGTGTCAACGCTCAGCGCGATGCAATCGACTCTAAGCTGGCAATCTTGATGGGCTCGGGTCAGACATTCCTTGCCCGCCAGCGGCAGTCAGCGCCTCGCAAATCCCTAAGTGCAATGAAATCAAAGTAG